The following nucleotide sequence is from Primulina tabacum isolate GXHZ01 chromosome 2, ASM2559414v2, whole genome shotgun sequence.
GGTGGCTTTGGATCTTGATCGAGACGACGTATCACCAGAATCAGTAACCGATTCCTTGGACTTATTCATCCTATGTGATTTCTTCGGGACATCTCGGAGAGTATGTGGGGCCGAATTTGTAGATTCTTTTGCATGTCGATTCGACGACTTGGTGTTGCTGCTGTTGCTGTTATTGCTTTTGTTGTCCAACGGATCCTTGGATTGATGGTTTCTTCTAGATTGTCTCGACTTGGTTGAGGAATCTTTCTTCCTAGGAGAATCATTTGTGTTGTCTGTTGAGGAAATGTGCCTGGAATCTTTTGGCAAGTCAGGGGGATCCCTCGATTCAGAATTTGTGTCCCTTTTGCCGCTTCTTGAATCTATTAAACAAATGAAATTGTTTCATACATATCCATGACAAGATTATGcatgtatataatattttaaattatataacaaCTCAAACATTATATTACGAATAAGATAAATGTTCTGGTATTACTAAGACAACTGCAAGCAAGCACATGAACTCGCAATATTCTTCATGCGAAAACGTTCAGAAACAAATCTAATAATTTGTTGCGTGCGTCAACAATGAATATAAGGATTTAACCTTGAGAAACCCATTTGATTTCAGAGTCATCTCCAAGATCTTCCGGAGGTCCTAAAGGTGCTGATTGGAATACCGATCCTGACTTAAACTCTTTCATCTGCACAATttcaataacaaaattttctcaaTTTACACGTCTACCGTAATTATTTCTCATAGACACATGTATCCAACACGCGCGCgcgcacacatatatatatacacacatatatctctgtgtgtgtgtgttgaagggaaaataattatgtataccCACCCAGCTTGGTGGATCATTAGTGGATGGTCCATCCGATCCTATATGAGCTACATGTTTTACATCTGTGGGTAACCCTATCTgcatttccttttctttttcttcttctgcatcaaaaaaattaaataaagaaaaaatcttAGAATCCCTCCAAATTTGTAGTATAAACACAGTGGACGATTCAATATTGTATACCATCGATACAAGAGTTTTTGTATCTACATCAtatcatgtgtgtgtgtgtttatatatatatatatatatatatatatatatatatatatgtcacgACAAAAAAAGGACTCACCGAATATCTGAGAAATATATTTGAGACTTTTCAAAAGACCTTTCATTTTCGTTGTCATCTATATATCTACTTTATAGATCAAGAAACATTACtcgaaaccaaaaaaaaaaaaagaagtaactATGAAAAATAGGAAAATCGATGCTTATAATCCATCAACTTAAATTCGAAAGATGAAAATGGATTCTTGAAGTTGAAGAAATGAGGTTGAAATTAAACGAGATTCAAGAATCCAAAAGCAAGTTATGCTAGAGCAAGGATTTAATGGATCCTAGTTAATTGATGCATGTAAAATGAAATCTCAAAATAAAAAGACAAAAAGTAGCCCTTAACTAAGACCCATCGAAAATTTAGGTTGGATCAACGTATTCCAGGAAAATTTAAAGAATAAAGGCTAAATTTAGTAATGTGACATTAATTTAAGAAACAAAAACACACTTTTCCGCAATTATTTTTGTCCATTTTCACGAATCCCCACAATGTGGGATCGAATATCGGGTAAAATTCATATACATCCCTCACATTTTTtgaattcaatttcaaaat
It contains:
- the LOC142522531 gene encoding CRIB domain-containing protein RIC6-like, with protein sequence MKGLLKSLKYISQIFEEEKEKEMQIGLPTDVKHVAHIGSDGPSTNDPPSWMKEFKSGSVFQSAPLGPPEDLGDDSEIKWVSQDSRSGKRDTNSESRDPPDLPKDSRHISSTDNTNDSPRKKDSSTKSRQSRRNHQSKDPLDNKSNNSNSSNTKSSNRHAKESTNSAPHTLRDVPKKSHRMNKSKESVTDSGDTSSRSRSKATTCDGGVCTNPYMDPGHDTGSTLQKSSSRSSSIRF